The DNA window TTCCCTGCGTCATACTTTCCTACTTCTTTCGTTCTGAAAACGGATGTCGACAAACACCCGGGTAAAAGGGTATCACGGCTTGCGCACAAAATGTATTCGCTTGCACTGGAAGGATTTTGGATTATCTGTCGATGGCGGGTGGCTCGTCTGCGGCGGATACTCTTGCCACCACCGTTGTCGACTTCAGTTGGGCAGCAATACTTCTGACGCGAACGCGAGCTATCGGTTGCGACACGGTAACGGAAGGATACCCATCCGGGTATCAGTAGTCACAAATATCCCACTGGTCACTATCGTCACATCAGCCAGCTATGACGTCCGTGCGACGTCGTGCCACGAAAGGTGTGACATGTCGCCGCGTCATCTCATCGCATCGATATCGGTGGTATCGGCGACCGCACTCACCGTCGCCATCGGCGTCGCACCAGCGGCTTTCGCCCAGCCCTGCAGCGGTGCCGCGGCGGCCATCCAACCGCCTGCGGCCTCGAACACCGGCGAGACCCCGGATCTGCCAGGACGAGACAGTCGGCCACGAGGTCAGCGACCGACCGGCGCGGAGGACGGTGCCGCCTTGCCCAGCCTGGGCCAGGTTCCGGGCGCTAGCCCCCGCTCCGCGCAGGTGGAACAGCAAGCCGCCGTCGTCGATCCCGCCCGGCCCGCTGTTCCGGACGCGAATCCCGTGGCCCCGCCGGCACCGCCACCGGCACCCCCCGGCACGTCGCTCGTCGGCTGGGTGACCGGGCCGCAGAGCCCGAACGACACCGTCAACCGGTTCGCCGTCACCGGCACCGACCTCGGCATCATGTGGGACAACGGCAGCGGCGAGGTGCTGATGGCCTTCGGCGACACCTACGGCTATTGCGGGGTGCGAGGCCAGCAATGGCGCTACAACGTGCTGTTCCGCAGCCGCGATGGCGCCCTGTCCAACACCGTCGCCGCCACGAGTTCGCCCCTGTGGTCCCAGGGACTTTCCAAACAGATCATCAACAGCATCAAGTTTTCACCGACCGAGAAGGGCATCATCCCGACCGCCGGCATCGCCGTCGGCAACACCCAGTACCTCAATTTCATGTCGATCAAGAACTGGGACAGCGACGGCCGGTGGACGACGAACTTCTCGGGCATCGCGGTGTCGCCGGACAACGGTGAGCACTGGGGCGTCTATCCGGACTCCATTCGTCCGTCCTCGCCGAACAGCGTCGACCGCGTTCAGTACGTCGCGGGCAACGAGAACTTCCAGCAGGGCGCGTTCATGAAGCCGGGCCCCGGTGACCCCTACATCTACTCTTTCGGCACGCCGTCGGGGCGCGGCGGTGCGGCGTACATATCGCGCGTTCTGCCCGCAGGGGTGCCGGACCTCCGCAGGTACGAGTACTGGAGTTCGGCTTCCAACACGTGGGTGCCCGGCAATCCAGGGGCTGCGACGCCGGTGATCCCCGGGCCGGTCAGCGAGATGTCGGGGCAGTTCAACAGGCACTTGAACCAGTACTTGGTGATGTATGGCAACGGCGCCAACGACATGGTCATGAGGACTGCGCCTGCGCCGCAGGGGCCGTGGAGTCCGGAGCGGTTGCTTGTGCCGTCGATGCAGTTCCCCGGTGGTATCTATGCACCGTTCCTGCATCCGTGGTCGACGGGCAGGGAGCTCTACTACAACGTGTCCCTGTGGTCGGAGTACAACGTGATGTTGATGAGAACCGTTCTGCCCTAGGCGCGGGCTGGGGAGGCACCACGGTCCTGCGGCGCGTCATCAAACGAGGCTCTTGTGACTCATTCGTGGGTCATTGGCGGCCAGGCAAGGTGGGGCGGTGTCCTCCGAGAGTGAGCATGGCTAGGGCGATTAAGGCGCCGGGGTGGGCGAAGCCGAAGGCGATGCGGGTGATGAGTCGGATCTTGGTGTTGACCGATTCGATGAGTCCGTTGGAGAGGCCGTGGGCGATGGAAGCGAGGATCTGCTCGCGGTGGCCGGCGATGCGGCGTTGGAGCTTGACGAATGATTCGATGCGGCTGCGCCGTGCCCAAGCGATCCACCTGTCCAGCGCTTCGGCGGCGTGGTCGGCAGGGAGTTTGAAGACCGTCCGTAGGCCTTCTTTGAGCAGGTAGGCGCGGTAGAGCCGAGGGTCGGTGGTGGCGATCCAGCGCAGCTTCGCTTGTTGGCGGTCGGTGAGGTTTTCCGGGTTCTTCCACAGCGCGTAGCGGGCGCGCCGCAATGCTTGGGCTGGCCCGGTGGAGATGGTGGCGCGTCGGCCATGGGCCCACCCGTGCGAGCGGGTATGCCCGCTGCGGCGAGCATCGCTCCAGGCCTGTTGACGCACGGCATCCAATGCCTCAGTGGCCCAACCAACGACGTGAAACGGGTCGGCACAGCCGATGGCGTCCGGGCATCGTTCGCTGACCACGTCGGCGATCCATTTGGCCCCATCAGCGGTGACGTGGGTGATCTGGGCGCACCGACCTGCACCTGAGGCTTCTAGCGCGTCGAAGAAGGCGCGCACGGTCGCGCGTTCGTGACCGGGATGCGCCCACACCAGGCGGCCGCTGTCGTGGTCGACGACCACAGTTAGGTACTTGTGATGGCGCTTGTAGGAGATCTCATCAATCCCGATCCGCGTCAGGTCGGCGAACCCATCGACTCCGGCGACGGTGTCGGCCCACACTCGAGTGATGATCGATCCGACTGTGCGCCAGGCGATCCGCATCAGCTCGGTGATTGCCTTCTTGGAGCAGTGTGTGGCCAACCAGGCCACCTGCTGGTCGAACGAGCGGGTATGTCCCGCGCCGTGTCGGGCCCAGGGGACTTGTCGCACCGTCGGGCCGTGGGTGGGGCAGTTGACCCGTGGGGCGTCAGCCTCCAGGAAGACCTGAACGGTTCCCAAATCGAGTCCGCGCCACCGCCGCCGCCCCTGGCCGCGGTCATACCAGGAGGCTCTCGATCCGCAGTCTCCGCATCGACCCTTAAGCGGTCGTCGCGGTCGCATATGGACCACGAGAGCCTGCGTTTGGTCGTCGAACTCGACGCCCTCGACCACCGCGTTCTCGACGCACAACACGGTGCGCCATAGGCTGGCATTCCGCACGCCGTTCTCCGATCTGTAGTTTTTGACCTTCGACAAGCCAAAAACCTAGACCGGAAACGGCGTGTGGCCGTTCAGGCGCAATCAGCAACCCACGAATGAGTCACAAGAGCCTCAAACGATGACGCCGTCTGAAGACAACTGCTTATCCTGACGCCATGGACGACATCAGCCGTCGCCGCCTGCTCTGGCTGGGCGGCGCCGGATTGACGGCGACCGTCGTGCCGATCACCCTGCCGTCGTTGTCGTCCGCTGCACCCGCAGCGCATGAGATTTTGTGTCGAGCCGCCTGGGGCGCAGCTGCTGCTCACCCCGGGGGCAGGACGCACACCCTCAATCGGATGACGGTCCACCACACCGAAGTGGTCCTTGGCGACAACTCCAACGCCCCCGCCCGGCTCCGCCAGCACCAGCGCTACCACCAGGAAACGCAAGGGTGGATCGATATTGCCTATCACTTCAGTGTCGACCGCCGCGGCAACATCTACCAGCTGCGCAGTCCCGACCTGGTGGGCGACACGGCGACGAGCTACGACCCGACCGGTCACTTTCTTGTCGTCTGCGAAGGGGACTTCGACCAAGACGAGGTCTCGGAAGACCAGCTGAACGGTACTGCTCTGGTATTAGCTTGGGCCGCACAGCAATTCGGTATCCCGACTCAAACTCTCGCAGGCCACCGCGACTTCAGCTCGAGTACGACGTGCCCTGGTGCCGGCCTTTACCAACACATCACTTCGGGCGACCTGCAAAGCCGCGTGGACAGTCTGTTGGCGGCCGGCCCAGTGGATCTCGCGATGAGCTGCGGGCCCGAGGCGACCGAGATTGTCGCAGAAATCGAAGCCGGTCTCCGCTGACTGCTACCGCGGACCGTCGACCTCATAGGTACCGAGGTCATCTCGGAAGACCACCTGCACTCTGCGCTTCGCACCGTTGATGGTCACGTCACACGTGAAGCCCTGGCCCACTTCGACCTTCGGGTTCTTGCCGTCATTGCACTTGACCGCCGAAACATCGTTGGCGCCATAGCCGTTGATCGGATCGCTGAGAATTTGCGTCACACCAGCCTCAGCCTGCCCGACATCGAGAACCGTGCCGGTGCCGAAGACGCCGGTCACCCAGAGCCCGCCGACCAACGCCACCGCCCCGATCACGACGATCGCGACGGCCGCACCGGCGATCATCGGCCCGCGCGCCTGTTTGGCAGGCGGCGGCGACGCGGACGCTGGTGGCGGCGCAGGCTGTTGGCCGTACTGCGGCGACGCCGGTTGCCAACCAGGCTGCTGCGGCGGGGGGTAGTACGGCGGGGGCTGTTGTTGCGGCGGCGGGTAGTAGGGGCGCGGCTGCTGTCGCGGCGGGTACGGCGGGCGCGGGTGCTGCTGCGGTGGCGGGTACGCGGGCCTACCCGGCGGTTGCTGCGCGCCACCGGGGCGAGCCCACCACGGCTCGCCCTGGCCCTGTCCTGGCGGGCGCGTCATGAGAATCGCTCGAAACACTCGTCGGGGTCACTGGACAACCCGAGCCGATAGGCAAGTATCCGGGAGAATCCCGCGGGTGCCGGTATCCCGTTGACATCGCTGGCGGCCAGCCCGTTGGCCAGCAGCCCCGCCACCGCCTCGTCGGTGTCACCCGGCGACAAGACGAAGTCAGCGCCGTCCTCATCGGTCATCTTCCCTTGCGCCACGCCGGTCAGACAGGCCGTACGCAAAGCCGATACCGGGGTGTCGATCTTCACGCCGCGCTCTTTTTGCACGGCCAGTGCGTAACGGGATGTCACCATCGACAATGCGGTGTTGTCACCTTGAACCAGAACCTCATCCTGCTCCTCGTTCCTGGGCGCGCCTGCCGCTTCCAGAGCAGGCATGTCGACGAATATCTTGTTGGACTCGGGGCAGTACGCCGTCGGTTCGGTGACCGTGGCACCGGTGCATTCGGACCGGTCGCTGGTCAGCGTCGGAGCCTCGGACGGCTGGAAGGTGTTGCCGAGCACGTCCATCAACTGCCCGAGGGTGTCGTCGTTGATCGGGCTGTCCAGCGACTGCGTATCGGAGCCGAAGGTCACGTGTTCGGGCAGATCGCCCTGCCGCCTGGTGATCTCGTCCATGTCGATCGCGGCGCACTGATCGGCGCCGCCGGTGAAGCCCAGTTGAAAGGCGCTGACCCGGTCGAGGGCCGAACCGTGTGGGTCGTCAGTGGGTCCACCCTCCAATCGGTCGCGGATGTAGATCACCCCGGCGAGCACATGGTTGAGACCGTCGCCGGTGCTCAACGTGAACCGCGGTGAATCTCCGGCCGCCACCCAATGCAGGTACACGCCGGCGAAGCAGTCGGCCTGCTGTTCCCTGACCAGACCGGGGGTATCCAGGTCGGCCAGGCCGGCCATCCACTGCAGTGCGTGTCCGTACTCGTGGGCGATCACCCCGACCACACCCATGTCACCGAAGTACTCCTGCGCGACCGGCAAAAAGACACCGCGGTCCCAGATCATCGTGTTGAGCTTGAAGCAGTAGGCAGCGTTGGGGGCCTGGTACATGTCCGCCCCGCACAACTCCGGACTGTTCGGATCGTTCGAGTCGTATGACGCAAGAGTGTCCACAGGTTCGAACTCGCCGGGCAGATAGTTCGCGTAGTTCTTGGTCCAGAAATCCTGAATATCGTTGACCGACAACAGCGCCAAGCGATCCATCGGGCCGTCGTCGGTGTACTCGACGGTGCCCTCGGGCGGCGGTGCATTCGGTCGGGGACCGCTCGGCCCCTCGGTGACGGGCAGGCCTCCGACGCGTTCGGGGTTGAAGAGCATGGACGTCGCACGACCGTTGACCACGGTCGGTGTGCACGCCGTCACCAACAGCGCCGCACACGCGATCGTCAGCGCGAACCGAGCCTTCACTCGTCTTTACCCCTTGTCAGTGCCGAACCGCTTGCTCAACTTTGCCGTTTCCACCGGACTTCAGCAGGAAGATTAGGCGAATTGTCCCGACGTCGGCGGGACTGCGTGGCCCGAACACCGGGCACGGCCCCTGCGCGCGACGGATACTGCTGGTGAGGAGGTGGGATCGAGGTGGCTTCAGGTAGCTCTCGGGTGGGCCAGATGTTCGGCCACTACCGACTCACCGGACTGCTGGGCCGCGGCGGCATGGGCGAGGTGTACCGGGCCGAAGACACGCGGAAGGGCCGGACGGTCGCGCTGAAGATCCTGGCGGAGCAGTACTGGCAGGACGAGAAGTTCCGGACCCGTTTCCAGCGTGAATCGCGGGCGGCCGCCGTTCTTCAAGAACCACACGTGATTCCGATCCACGACTGGGGTGAGATCGACGGGCACCCCTACATCGACATGCGGCTCGTCGAGGGTCAGACGCTGGAGGACTTGCTGATTGCCGGGCCGCTGCCACCAGCGCGGGCATCGTTCATCATCGGCGGCGTCGCTGCCGCTCTGGATGCCGCCCATGCCGCGGGTCTGGTGCATCGGGACGTCAAGCCCCAGAACATCATCGTCACACCTTCGGATTTCCCCTACCTCGTCGACTTCGGCATCGCCTCGGCCAAGGGTGAGAGTGGCTTGACGATGACCGGAATGCAGATCGGCACGTTCGCCTATATGGCTCCCGAACGATTCCGCGACGGGGAAGCTTCGCCGGCGGTCGATGTCTACGCCCTGGCGTGCGTGCTCTTCGAATGCCTCACCGGCGAAGCGCCGTTCCGGTCGGGCAGCATGGAACAGGTCATGACGGCGCATCTGTTCACCCCGCCGCCCCAGCCCAGTCTCGTCAATCGCCGCCTGTCACCGGCGTTCGACGAAGTCATCGCCCGCGGCATGGCGAAAGAGCCGGATGACCGCTACGGAAGCTGCGGTGCGCTGGGCCGGGCCACCCAACGGGCGGTGGAATCCGACACGGTCGTCGGGATGACCCCGGGCCCGACGGTGCAGGCGCCGACCCATCACGCCCAGCATTACGCCCCGAATTACGGCAGGCCCGCTGCGGAGTTCAGCAATCCGGCAATGCAGCGACCGACGGACGTCGTGCCACCTCAGCCGGCATACAGCGCACCGCCGCCGACGGCGCCGGCGCCTACCTCACGCGCATGGCTGAAGCCCGTCGTCATCGCGGCCATCGCGGCGGTGGTGCTTGGCGGCATCGGCGTCGCGATCGGCCTGGTGACCAACCGGGAGCCGCCAGTCGCCGAGTCACCCGATCTGCCCGATCCGCCGGTACGGCGACCTGGTACGGAGGTGGATTCGAAAGGTCCAGGCCCGCCAGCGCCCACTGCGGACCCGCTGGGCGTGGGAACGCCACCGCCGCCGCCGCTGGTCGGCAGAGACACCAGCGCGAATCCACAGAGCTGCACGGGCGACTTTTCGCTTCCCGGCCGAAACGATGTCGGAACGCATGCGCGCAGGGGTTCGGCCGATACCTCATGCCTTTTCACCGAGAGCGTTCTGCGCGCGTACTGGTCGACCTTCAGCGATGCCAGCCGTGATCGCCGCCAGGTGCTGGCTCCCGGAGCCGTCGACTGTCGCACCGTGCTCGGCGATGGAACCGGTTGCAACGGACCAAATTTCGTCATGGAGTGCGCTGCCCGCCCCGGTGACGCGTTCATCACCTGCACCGGCGGCCGCGACGCCGTCGTCTATCTGTACTAAGCGCAGTTGCCGACCGGCAGCAGGTCGGCATGCTCGGTGAGCCAGGTCGCGATCCGCGTCAAAGCCTGTGTGCCGTCGTCGAATGCACCGGAATTCGGCTCAACCGCCACCGCGACCACCGCCAGGCCATCGTTTACCGGGACCACTCCGAACTGGCGGACCAGATAGTCACCCGCTGGCGACGGACCCCAGCCGCCTTTGAATTTCGCGCCGGGAATCTGGCCGAGTCCCCAGGTCTGATCGGGCTCAATCTGTCCCATCAGATCCATGATCGGCTGGTTCCTGGGGTCACACGCCGCGGACGACAGAAACGTCGCCTGGTCGGTGAGCGACCATGTCGTCTGACCGAATGCGGTGAACTCGGGCCTGAGCCTTTGCGATTCGACGGCGGTCGGTGCGCCGGCCTCCGCGAGCACTGCTTGGACCTTGGCCGCCGCGGTAGCCGGGTCACCCAGGCTCGCCCAGATCGATTCGGCTGCATCGTTGTCCGATTGCGTGATCGCGGCGCGCATCGCCTCGGTGACCCCGGGCGGGTCAGTTTCACGAAGTCCCGCGATGGCCAGCGGCACCTTGATGGTCGACCACGCGGTCCCCGTGAACCATTCGCCTGCCGTCACAGGTTCCGGGCCGACACCGACGGGCCGAACGACGATGCCCACTTGCGCGTTGAGTTCGGCGGCGAGTGTGGCGAACTCGGTGGCGAACAACGCGGCGTCGACGGGCGCCGGGGTTCCCGGGGCGAGTGTGGCCGGGGATGGGGGTTGCGGGGCCGGTGCACTGCTCTGTGCGGACGACGGCGCCGAGGCGAGATCGCGGCCGATGACGTAGCCACCGCCGAGGATTCCGATGGCCGCCAGCGCGGCGATGAGCACGACCAACAACAGAGATCGGCGGGGACGATTCTGCTTCGAGCGGGTGTGTCTGGAACCCGGAGTCGGTCGGCTGTTGGTCGTGGTGGCCATCTCCCCCAGTATCACCGCTGATAGCGCGGAGTCCGCGCAGCAAGGCGGCACCCTGTTGATAACAATGTCATCACTGCGGTGCCGCCGATCAACATTTCACCGCGACGCGGTTACTTCTCCGCGCCGTTGATCC is part of the Mycolicibacterium tusciae JS617 genome and encodes:
- a CDS encoding serine/threonine-protein kinase — encoded protein: MFGHYRLTGLLGRGGMGEVYRAEDTRKGRTVALKILAEQYWQDEKFRTRFQRESRAAAVLQEPHVIPIHDWGEIDGHPYIDMRLVEGQTLEDLLIAGPLPPARASFIIGGVAAALDAAHAAGLVHRDVKPQNIIVTPSDFPYLVDFGIASAKGESGLTMTGMQIGTFAYMAPERFRDGEASPAVDVYALACVLFECLTGEAPFRSGSMEQVMTAHLFTPPPQPSLVNRRLSPAFDEVIARGMAKEPDDRYGSCGALGRATQRAVESDTVVGMTPGPTVQAPTHHAQHYAPNYGRPAAEFSNPAMQRPTDVVPPQPAYSAPPPTAPAPTSRAWLKPVVIAAIAAVVLGGIGVAIGLVTNREPPVAESPDLPDPPVRRPGTEVDSKGPGPPAPTADPLGVGTPPPPPLVGRDTSANPQSCTGDFSLPGRNDVGTHARRGSADTSCLFTESVLRAYWSTFSDASRDRRQVLAPGAVDCRTVLGDGTGCNGPNFVMECAARPGDAFITCTGGRDAVVYLY
- a CDS encoding DUF4333 domain-containing protein; this encodes MTRPPGQGQGEPWWARPGGAQQPPGRPAYPPPQQHPRPPYPPRQQPRPYYPPPQQQPPPYYPPPQQPGWQPASPQYGQQPAPPPASASPPPAKQARGPMIAGAAVAIVVIGAVALVGGLWVTGVFGTGTVLDVGQAEAGVTQILSDPINGYGANDVSAVKCNDGKNPKVEVGQGFTCDVTINGAKRRVQVVFRDDLGTYEVDGPR
- a CDS encoding DUF4185 domain-containing protein, which translates into the protein MSPRHLIASISVVSATALTVAIGVAPAAFAQPCSGAAAAIQPPAASNTGETPDLPGRDSRPRGQRPTGAEDGAALPSLGQVPGASPRSAQVEQQAAVVDPARPAVPDANPVAPPAPPPAPPGTSLVGWVTGPQSPNDTVNRFAVTGTDLGIMWDNGSGEVLMAFGDTYGYCGVRGQQWRYNVLFRSRDGALSNTVAATSSPLWSQGLSKQIINSIKFSPTEKGIIPTAGIAVGNTQYLNFMSIKNWDSDGRWTTNFSGIAVSPDNGEHWGVYPDSIRPSSPNSVDRVQYVAGNENFQQGAFMKPGPGDPYIYSFGTPSGRGGAAYISRVLPAGVPDLRRYEYWSSASNTWVPGNPGAATPVIPGPVSEMSGQFNRHLNQYLVMYGNGANDMVMRTAPAPQGPWSPERLLVPSMQFPGGIYAPFLHPWSTGRELYYNVSLWSEYNVMLMRTVLP
- a CDS encoding peptidoglycan recognition protein family protein, encoding MDDISRRRLLWLGGAGLTATVVPITLPSLSSAAPAAHEILCRAAWGAAAAHPGGRTHTLNRMTVHHTEVVLGDNSNAPARLRQHQRYHQETQGWIDIAYHFSVDRRGNIYQLRSPDLVGDTATSYDPTGHFLVVCEGDFDQDEVSEDQLNGTALVLAWAAQQFGIPTQTLAGHRDFSSSTTCPGAGLYQHITSGDLQSRVDSLLAAGPVDLAMSCGPEATEIVAEIEAGLR
- a CDS encoding ISL3 family transposase, translating into MRNASLWRTVLCVENAVVEGVEFDDQTQALVVHMRPRRPLKGRCGDCGSRASWYDRGQGRRRWRGLDLGTVQVFLEADAPRVNCPTHGPTVRQVPWARHGAGHTRSFDQQVAWLATHCSKKAITELMRIAWRTVGSIITRVWADTVAGVDGFADLTRIGIDEISYKRHHKYLTVVVDHDSGRLVWAHPGHERATVRAFFDALEASGAGRCAQITHVTADGAKWIADVVSERCPDAIGCADPFHVVGWATEALDAVRQQAWSDARRSGHTRSHGWAHGRRATISTGPAQALRRARYALWKNPENLTDRQQAKLRWIATTDPRLYRAYLLKEGLRTVFKLPADHAAEALDRWIAWARRSRIESFVKLQRRIAGHREQILASIAHGLSNGLIESVNTKIRLITRIAFGFAHPGALIALAMLTLGGHRPTLPGRQ